From Daucus carota subsp. sativus chromosome 6, DH1 v3.0, whole genome shotgun sequence, the proteins below share one genomic window:
- the LOC108225158 gene encoding heat stress transcription factor B-3 gives MEGESEKELVEEYMARKSSPPPFLMKTYMLVEDPATDAVVSWNSEGTGFVVWQPAEFARDLLPTLFKHSNFSSFVRQLNTYGFRKVATTRWEFCNDMFCKGKKDLLFKIRRRKSWTNKPHPVAQTLKEQSADHDQDDANQRSKSTSSTSSSSGYTSLVDENKRLKQQNWVLNSELSSLKNKCNELLDMVAIYTKKENIYDDDEKDEGPKLFGVKLQGEMRKRKREESNIGDANAPTYFVSQLCK, from the exons ATGGAGGGTGAAAGTGAGAAGGAATTGGTGGAAGAATACATGGCGAGAAAGTCATCGCCGCCACCTTTCTTGATGAAGACTTACATGCTGGTGGAGGATCCGGCGACGGATGCGGTGGTTTCTTGGAATTCCGAGGGGACGGGCTTTGTGGTGTGGCAGCCGGCGGAGTTTGCGAGAGATTTGCTTCCCACACTGTTTAAGCACAGCAACTTCTCCAGCTTTGTCAGGCAGCTCAACACGTAT GGGTTTCGAAAAGTGGCTACAACAAGGTGGGAGTTCTGCAATGACATGTTCTGCAAGGGCAAAAAAGATCTCCTCTTCAAAATACGTCGTAGAAAATCATGGACAAACAAGCCACATCCAGTCGCCCAGACCCTGAAAGAACAATCCGCAGATCACGATCAAGATGATGCCAATCAACGGTCCAAATCAACTTCTTCCACCTCTTCGTCGTCCGGATACACGAGTCTTGTGGACGAGAACAAAAGGCTCAAACAGCAGAATTGGGTTCTCAATTCTGAACTCTCGTCTCTCAAAAACAAGTGCAATGAGCTGCTCGATATGGTGGCGATTTACACAAAGAAGGAGAACatatatgatgatgatgaaaaaGATGAGGGGCCCAAGCTGTTTGGAGTGAAGCTTCAAGGCGAGATGAGGAAGAGAAAGAGAGAAGAATCGAATATCGGTGATGCGAATGCTCCAACCTATTTTGTGTCCCAGTTatgcaaataa